A portion of the Caenorhabditis elegans chromosome III genome contains these proteins:
- the sax-2 gene encoding MOR2-PAG1_N domain-containing protein (Confirmed by transcript evidence) codes for MSSIVKKGRLGRRKSDPGTLTVRSTADKIATCELPWGGTRMVTLGPLELTQMSGPFVGQASLMDLFNIFERKLHIVTEEEPLEKMLNKTLQRGGDLYFDNLCHTLHGLSEICLPPILKVLVEWYEKYDESLCLSMLSPIATPELRLKLHKKLLAVNYLFCLVLIEILPQVEFHLPQCDPLIKKVLEICFKNVQYREPSAVGINKTNHLVVAETYGEVVGVLSSTYFTHIHRIFMTHITELKKDVSQTAAQQIVALIMSMKFLRINSSQVEDFENGLKFLDDLGSLLLEVKDKDVKHAVMGLLVEILLPVAAQIKRETNIPALISLVQKLYTTTNDMISKKQHKLAAFPLITCLLCVSQKHFFLANWVQFLNSCLSHLKNKDPQVARVALESLYRLLWVYMIRNNADGNAATRSRLDSICGSLFPKGNRYIVPRDAPLNIFVKIIHFISQQKLDFAFKEIIFDLLCVNNRTQRSLYAERMNVGIRALMVIADGLQQKDDPPAMPKSMGPSASGTVHKTKRKQYITRPLTNEISKSIGIDQFYPQCRKAFDSILRLLDTQIGKPLMMSSIQNRGKEPDELISGDAKPKLDLFRTCIAAIPRLLPDPMSHVDLIDLLTRLTVHLDEELRNMSGITLQTIIGEFPDWREQVFISHISLIQSHIYDFFPQILDDSLRLMLQSLTTWKTAITAEKKREAEKIIPTSPPSCHSSHVTSNSTHSTHISVSFPNTVTSASSILSNSSSPHQPTPSLCSLPESSSLHSIPTAMTSLSTTTTPTHSQGAPSTSTPIGGSGNSTLSVLHQMEGLAIVYLCQTRSNPRAIAVKILKEIQLIYDLLGIEMIDTPVIDVLDQATPYVVKKYIEHVPIKERMSWNMDFSSVCDKISTIETDNTLVNSDRGNEYFQWDPWGCALSGYAEIKHLLTKCPSAVAAAWPILFSRLNAVSGYVDPNNPQNESRSSLLRGSKSKGTSSILGEQLGQEACLALWQKYLIMCCALAPAPYNLSQRSFSPTNSMDGPVDVFRSVSASLRSSRTPVPNSLSQLISKVCMILRWENLTDIRDSVVLGVGSINPLAFDMMLEELKSNGILREATEKKAETNLRRRKRKDLLRLQIIRVIEVAIFRGLLLVHSAGSSDFILHPHVVDFIDSMRVNLESDHDRDITVVTKLRLHFAKLIHLIIDSTPHLSRHTLFSDERRHKLFYLFINWCSRAIAADRKFRDKEVGSYVEQKSVLAMSRILCCGPIFEPAKSIGEDGYLYGWLEKLIISTNPTMQAEVEEMLAWMLELNESGVLLDWLMMQCYTQPPTVACRCFRALVRVFSRRDFPCEFVSLFVLCQSMLAVNSVTDCALHMIEILRKQFLETSNIHATSPAQQVTPIVQMRNQADVLTNIYNGCHILPIEQHDVCTRLANSYPHLTVTIFSEVSYRLETESCSNKSQLLALLQPWISNLELVDQNVVEEAAEGPRGWGSEEATQLVLNNLLYLTVTLSNDHEKELAEESLLPFTKRICVMMSQVVGTRISSILLEWLSTVHDSSKITLDRSEIPPYYRWKDENSERKANEGSIARDSLEREEPTKEGVRLLPMPAYGGHYSPLSQFLPPVVQPVQFFNKSEVGLLLVCDIIRTRCSVDWSESMALLLHFSILRLDSLRPALCRHARQTIINVIMLYMEKNQLALVSSILLKNEMIYGTETSPIIGEIAVGVCRGESPSFARATADEYRKMIFASPSLFSQNDLLSAVVFCMSEEMDTPFWANEDANSRNWRVPSFEQLSCTVHHIVRLLINKMPMIEVIWTQLAMKMALSTSNRHLAGRCFQIVSALEQPPGPWIPSLMSRLVETAGEQHDETQSYVTDLMLCLTDCSPYISPTIMEAIEMRQVISPTHMRSTSYTPAFVRQSVIYSRVQQSDKKNARLSLLVADQESWASKSPDALVRSKSAEQLQSENDVNEETMSRMQILAIAVSMMESGIENEFLLALNLLNKVLDVPTSQKVQCLAKYDKMVGQLEWKNFNGIISLITRGAIIPTAYESSIQAMIQLSDVLSEEVVGGPNGIAIFVTHTLPYLATNFDAPNSLCINVANAIAAFCDESIKTQSGAPADHPFVHLSTIMRQYAMRTFMKDAQQFMKCVLQYICDGCIALNVETLMCLLAEMTERGITGLNGSVLHMLFLLLQHNHHSISPLLINAQVIRSVSRFLQGNNWPDVSKIYKTIVEKWRNENPDQNAHFSLEVTGPTGTSGVVTVKPSEEIGKSEKVSEEKSSEKPSIEVATTSLKRYPPAHMRVRDKLVGILSASGLRIGLPSSVSLVFSRSDLGSATSSTERICASSQEVASTMSLPDPSQSGITDSFPRVFKEFDFLEAEHDSVSETADSCFGWLSTMRPTREKDDERASIRSSLRNLSSGGQGGEEEEEEPEEDEESESHEEEENSESDDLPRKVEDDDLEEEDEDEEERTPCPSECCDDDREDVEMMLRQDIEAYASRGGSVAASSMADDDLRSRLTNNIVSISSQMTEHRHLEEENTSVDGSSVCAYSNASMLASEYYPNRTRSLRIQCSHHLDSRIEREFSMSVNEINESNDCNLLAYGTLLSTQLYKSSCGKVCALLRDASHILTNRAMSRSFASAQETLCNVVDIPFLFVTEQFLRNSPICQRLKFTLNELKEHWETFDERRDQCQKGINSLRSAYKLSALGGSTSSFSLTSELDLGKLLNKLVFQVKLMIDALKDMSDAVKNSTSSQTYSLSPAILEHHRELLMCASDDAASSVNSSLSRLNIDDSISRSQHSCDSLVLLLANKRYTQALQAVRQLRRTYGEEYGCCETVDVDVLLLLFCRSHSLKAWALVGASSEELTRQSELLREANAELASCLRRNAQSLQNMERMTPSMGSASMTESFAQLPSSSDHYD; via the exons ATGAGCTCAATTGTAAAAAAAGGACGCCTGGGGCGTCGAAAAAGCGATCCGGGGACTTTGACTGTTCGATCTACTGCTGATAA AATTGCGACATGTGAACTACCATGGGGAGGAACTAGAATGGTAACACTTGGACCACTGGAGTTAACCCAAATGAGTGGACCATTTGTTGGACAAGCTTCTCTCATGGATCTTTTCAATATATTCGAACGAAAATTGCATATTGTGACTGAAGAAGAACCACTTGAGAAGATGTTGAACAAGACATTGCAACGTGGTGGTGatctatattttgataatttatgtCATACACTTCATGGATTATCCGAAATTTGTTTGCCgccaattttgaaagttttggttGAATGGTATGAGAAGTATGATGAGTCGTTGTGTTTATCTATGCTATCACCTATTGCtac GCCGGAACTTCGTCTGAAACTCCATAAAAAGTTATTGGCAGTGAATTATTTATTCTGTCTCGTACTTATTGAAATTCTTCCACAAGTTGAATTCCATCTTCCTCAATGTGATCCACTTATCAAGAAAGTTCTAGagatttgcttcaaaaatgtaCAGTACAGAGAACC ATCGGCAGTTGGaatcaataaaacaaatcATTTAGTAGTTGCTGAAACTTATGGAGAAGTCGTTGGAGTTCTTTCCAGTACATACTTCACTCATATTCATAg aattttcatgaCCCACATCACAGAGCTCAAAAAAGACGTTTCACAGACTGCTGCACAACAAATTGTAGCACTTATAATGTCGATGAAATTTCTTCGAATAAACTCGAGTCAAGtggaagattttgagaatggattgaaatttttggatgaTTTGGGAAGTTTACTGCTGGAAGTGAAGGATAAGGATGTCAAGCATGCAGTCATGGGTCTATTGGTTGAGATCTTGTTACCGGTTGCAGCG caaatcaAGCGAGAAACTAACATTCCTGCTTTGATTTctcttgttcaaaaattgtacacTACTACGAACgatatgatttcaaaaaagcagcATAAGCTT gcaGCATTTCCACTGATCACGTGTCTTCTTTGTGTCAGCCAAAAGCATTTTTTCCTCGCAAACTGGGTACAATTCTTGAATTCGTGTTTGTCTCATCTTAAAAATAAGGATCCTCAAGTGGCAAGAGTTGCGTTGGAGAGCTTATATAGACTTTTATG GGTATATATGATTAGAAACAATGCAGATGGAAATGCAGCAACACGATCTCGACTCGACTCGATTTGTGGTAGCTTGTTCCCGAAAGGAAATCGATATATTg tgccTCGTGATGCTCCACTCAACATTTTCGTCAAaatcattcattttatttcgcagcaaaaattggattttgcaTTCAAG gaaataatCTTTGATCTCCTATGTGTCAACAATCGAACACAAAGATCCTTGTATGCGGAACGAATGAACGTCGGAATTCGTGCACTGATGGTCATTGCAGACGGTCTTCAACAGAAGGATGATCCACCAGCAATGCCAAAATCAATGGGACCATCTGCAAGTGGAACTGTGCACAagacaaaaagaaaacaatacaTCACAAGACCATTaacaaatgaaatttcaaa atcgatCGGAATTGATCAATTCTATCCACAGTGCCGAAAGGCTTTCGATAGTATTCTCCGCCTTCTGGACacacaaatcggcaaaccactCATGATGTCTTCGATTCAAAATCGTGGAAAAGAGCCAGATGAGTTGATTAGTGGAGATGCAAAGCCAAAGCTTGATCTGTTCCGAACTTGTATTGCTGCGATTCCAAGACTTCTTCCTGATCCGATGAGTCATGTG GATTTGATCGATCTCCTTACTCGCCTTACAGTTCATCTCGATGAAGAGCTTCGTAACATGTCTGGAATCACACTTCAAACAATTATCGGAGAATTTCCTGATTGGAGAGAACAAGTGTTTATCAGTCACATCTCGCTCATTCAATCTCATATTTATGATTTCTTTCCACAAATTTTGGATGATTCCCTTCGTTTGATGCTCCAATCTTTGACAACATGGAAAACTGCAATCACTGCCGAAAAGAAGCGAGAAGCCGAGAAAATTATTCCGACAAGTCCGCCAAGTTGTCACTCAAGTCATGTGACAAGTAATAGTACCCACAGTACTCACATCTCGGTCAGCTTCCCCAATACTGTCACATCAGCATCTTCGATTCTTTCCAATTCATCATCACCACATCAACCAACACCTTCACTGTGTTCTTTACCAGAATCTTCATCTCTTCATTCAATTCCAACTGCAATGACATCACTTTCAACAACAACTACTCCAACTCATTCACAAGGTGCTCCATCAACATCTACTCCAATCGGAGGTAGTGGTAACAGTACCTTGTCGGTTTTGCATCAAATGGAAGGATTGGCCATTGTGTATCTATGTCAGACTCGATCAAATCCACGTGCTATCGCTGTcaagattttgaaagaaattcaaCTGATCTATGATCTTCTTGGAATCGAGATGATTGATACACCGGTCATTGATGTGCTCGACCAGGCAACTCCATATGTTGTGAAAAAGTATATCGAACACGTGCCTATCAAAGAACGAATGTCATGGAATATGGACTTTTCGTCGGTTTGTGATAAGATCTCGACGATCGAAACGGACAATACTTTGGTGAACAGTGATCGTGGAAACGAGTACTTCCAATGGGATCCGTGGGGTTGTGCACTTTCGGGTTATGCAGAGATAAAGCACTTGCTCACAAAATGCCCAAGTGCAGTTGCTGCAGCGTGGCCAATACTTTTCTCGAGATTAAATGCAGTTTCAGGATATGTTGATCCGAA taacccacaaAACGAAAGTCGTTCATCTCTTCTCCGTGGGTCAAAAAGTAAAGGAACTTCATCGATTCTCGGCGAGCAACTTGGACAAGAAGCATGTCTTGCTCTCTGGCAAAAATATCTCATTATGTGCTGCGCTTTGGCTCCGGCTCCATACAATCTCTCACAGCGAAGCTTCAGTCCAACCAACTCAATGGATGGTCCAGTTGATGTGTTTCGATCTGTGTCTGCGTCACTCAGATCTTCAAGAACTCCAGTTCCAAACTCATTATCTcaattgatttcaaaagtttgtatGATTTTGAGATGGGAAAACTTGACTGACATTCGTGATAGTGTTGTACTTGGAGTTGGTTCTATCAATCCACTCGCCTTTGATATGATGCTTGAAGAGTTAAAATCAAATGGGATCCTTCGAGAAGCTACAGAAAAGAAGGCAGAGACAAATTTACGAAGAAGAAAGCGAAAGGATTTATTGAGACTTCAAATTATTCGAGTAATTGAAGTTGCCATATTTCGAGGACTTTTATTAGTTCATTCGGCTGGAAGTTCAGATTTCATTCTACATCCACATGTtgttgattttattgattcgATGAGGGTCAATTTGGAGAGCGATCAT gaTCGGGACATCACAGTTGTTACAAAACTCCGTCTTCACTTTGCCAAACTGATTCATCTGATCATTGACTCAACTCCACATCTGTCTAGACACA CTCTCTTTTCGGATGAACGTCGTCATAAGCTCTTCTATCTCTTCATTAACTGGTGCTCACGTGCAATTGCCGCTGATCGGAAGTTCCGTGACAAAGAAGTCGGTTCATATGTTGAACAGAAATCTGTTCTTGCAATGTCTCGTATTCTATGTTGTGGACCTATTTTTGAACCAGCGAAATCAATTGGCGAAGATGGATATTTATATGGATGGCTTGAAAAGTTGATCATCTCGACGAATCCAACGATGCAGGCAGAAGTTGAAGAAATGTTGGCATGGATGTTGGAGTTGAACGAGTCTGGAGTTTTATTGGATTGGTTGATGATGCAGTGTTATACTCAG ccaccTACTGTCGCATGCCGATGCTTCAGAGCTCTAGTTCGAGTGTTCTCACGTCGTGACTTCCCCTGTGAATTTGTCTCCCTATTCGTTCTGTGCCAATCTATGCTCGCAGTCAACTCAGTCACCGATTGTGCTCTTCACATGATCGAGATTCTAAGGAAGCAGTTTTTGGAAACATCAAATATTCATGCAACGTCTCCAGCTCAACAAGTCACTCCCATTGTGCAAATGAGAAATCAAGCCGATGTTCTGACG aatatctaCAACGGTTGCCATATCCTACCAATCGAGCAACACGATGTTTGTACCCGACTCGCCAACTCGTATCCTCATTTGACAGTCACAATATTCAGTGAAGTCTCATACCGTCTTGAGACTGAAAGCTGCTCAAACAAGTCACAACTCTTGGCACTTCTTCAGCCATGGATTTCCAATTTAGAACTTGTTGATCAGAATGTTGTCGAAGAAGCTGCTGAAGGACCAAGAGGATGGGGATCAGAAGAAGCGACTCAATTGGTGTTGAACAATTTACTCTACTTGACAGTCACATTATCCAATGATCATGAGAAGGAACTTGCTGAA GAGTCACTTCTCCCATTCACCAAAAGAATTTGTGTAATGATGTCACAAGTTGTCGGCACTCGAATCTCATCGATTCTGCTGGAATGGCTCAGCACGGTGCATGATAGCTCAAAAATCACACTGGATCGAAGTGAAATTCCACCGTATTATCGATGGAAAGATGAGAATTCTGAACGAAAAGCTAATGAAGGATCCATTGCCAGAGACTCATTGGAACGGGAAGAACCAACTAAAGAAGGAGTTCGATTGCTGCCGATGCCAGCTTATGGAGGTCACTACTCACCACTCAGCCAGTTCTTGCCTCCTGTTGTTCAGCCAGTGCAGTTTTTCAACAA aagtgaaGTAGGTCTTCTCTTGGTCTGTGATATCATAAGAACTCGATGCTCGGTGGATTGGTCTGAATCAATGGCTCTACttcttcatttctcaattCTTCGATTAGATTCTCTACGTCCTGCTCTCTGCCGTCATGCTCGCCAAACTATAATCAATGTGATCATGCTTTACATGGAGAAGAACCAGCTGGCACTGGTCTCCtcaattcttttgaaaaacgagatgATCTACGGAACAGAGACCAGTCCAATCATCGGAGAAATAGCTGTCGGAGTCTGTCGTGGAGAGTCTCCCAGTTTTGCCAGAGCTACTGCCGATGAGTATAGGAAGATGATCTTTGCGAGTCCATCGCTTTTCTCACAGAATGATCTTCTATCGGCAGTGGTGTTTTGTATGAGTGAAGA aatggatACTCCATTTTGGGCAAATGAAGATGCAAATTCTCGAAATTGGAGAGTCCCAAGCTTTGAGCAACTCTCGTGTACTGTACATCACATTGTGAGACTTTTGATCAACAAGATGCCAATGATTGAAGTTATTTGGACACAACTAGCCATGAAAATGGCACTTTCCACATCGAACCGCCATTTAGCTGGACGATGCTTCCAAATTGTTTCAGCACTTGAGCAACCTCCGGGTCCATGGATCCCATCGTTAATGTCCAGATTGGTGGAAACTGCTGGAGAGCAACATGATGAAACGCAGTCTTATGTCACGGATCTTATGTTGTGCTTAACGGACTGCTCTCCTTATATTTCACCG ACAATAATGGAAGCAATCGAAATGCGTCAAGTGATATCACCAACTCATATGCGTTCCACATCATACACACCTGCATTCGTTCGTCAATCAGTCATCTATTCACGTGTTCAACAATCTGATAAAAAGa ATGCTCGTCTATCACTGTTGGTTGCTGATCAAGAGTCATGGGCTTCAAAGTCGCCAGACGCACTTGTCCGGAGCAAAAGTGCAGAGCAGTTGCAGAGTGAGAATGATGTTAATGAG GAAACAATGTCCCGAATGCAAATTCTTGCGATTGCTGTTAGTATGATGGAAAgtggaattgaaaatgagttcCTATTGGCTCTGAATCTTTTGAATAAAGTGCTCGATGTGCcaacttctcaaaaagttcaatgtCTCGCAAAGTACGATAAAATGGTTGGGCAACTCGAATGGAAGAATTTCAATGGAATTATCTCGCTTATTACTAGAG GTGCAATCATTCCAACTGCCTATGAATCATCAATTCAAGCAATGATCCAATTGAGTGATGTTCTTTCTGAAGAAGTCGTTGGTGGACCAAATGGAATTGCTATTTTTGTCACCCACACTCTACCGTACCTTGCCACAAACTTTGATGCTCCAAACTCACTGTGCATCAACGTGGCAAATGCTATTGCGGCG TTTTGTGATGAAAGCATCAAGACTCAATCAGGAGCTCCAGCAGATCATCCATTTGTTCATTTGTCAACAATAATGCGACAATATGCAATGCGTACTTTTATGAAAGATGCTCAACAATTTATGAAATGTGTCCTACAGTACATTTGTGATGGATGCATTGCACTAAACGTTGAGACTCTGATGTGTTTGTTGGCTGAAATGACTGAAAGAGGAATTACTGGGTTGAATGGAAGTGTACTTCATATGTTGTTCCTTTTACTGCAGCATAATCATCATTCAATATCACCATTGTTGATCAATGCACAG gtcATTCGAAGTGTGTCCCGATTCCTACAAGGCAACAATTGGCCGGATGTCTCGAAAATTTACAAGACAATTGTTGAGAAATGGAGAAATGAGAATCCCGATCAAAATGCCCATTTCTCACTTGAAGTCACTGGACCAACTGGAACATCAGGAGTTGTGACAGTCAAACCATCagaggaaattggaaaatctgaaaaggtGTCTGAAGAGAAGTCTTCTGAGAAACCAAGTATTGAAGTAGCTACTACAAGTTTGAAACGCTATCCACCAGCTCATATGCGAGTCCGAGATAAGCTTGTTGGAATACTCTCGGCTTCTGGTTTAAGAATTGGATTGCCGTCTTCAGTTTCACTTGTATTCTCAAGATCTGATCTAGGAAGTGCAACATCATCAACTGAAAGAATCTGTGCATCATCACAAGAAGTTGCATCTACAATGTCACTTCCAGATCCATCACAATCTGGAATAACTGACTCATTCCCAAgagttttcaaagaatttgatTTCTTAGAAGCAGAACATGATAGTGTGTCTGAAACTGCGGATAGCTGCTTTGGATGGTTATCAACAATGAGACCAACACGAGAAAAGGATGATGAACGTGCATCAATCAGAAGTTCACTTCGAAATCTGTCGAGTGGGGGACAAGGTggagaagaggaagaagaggaaCCAGAAGAGGATGAAGAATCAGAATCCcacgaagaagaagagaataGTGAAAGTGATGATTTGCCGAGAAAAGTTGAAGATGATGATTTGGAGGAAGAAGATGAGGATGAAGAGGAACGAACTCCTTGTCCATCGGAATGTTGTGATGATGATCGAGAAGATGTTGAGATGATGCTCAGGCAAGATATTGAAGCTTATGCAAGTAGAGGTGGAAGTGTTGCTGCATCGTCAATGGCTGATGATGATTTGAGAAGTCGATTGACTAATAATATTGTATCAATTTCATCTCAAATGAC GGAACATCGTCActtagaagaagaaaatacatCAGTGGATGGATCATCAGTGTGTGCCTACAGTAATGCCTCGATGCTTGCTTCAGAGTACTATCCGAATCGTACAAGATCTCTACGAATTCAATGTTCTCATCATCTCGACTCGAGGATCGAACGTGAATTTTCAATGTCTGTTAATGAGATTAACGAGTCAAATGATTGCAACCTATTGGCCTATGGTACCCTGTTATCCACTCAACTCTATAAATCATCGTGTGGAAAAGTTTGTGCATTGCTCAGAGATGCATCTCATATTTTAACCAACAGAGCAATGTCGAGAAGTTTTGCTTCTGCGCAAGAG actCTATGCAACGTGGTCGACATTCCCTTCTTGTTTGTCACGGAGCAATTC cttcGAAATTCTCCGATTTGCCAGCGACTCAAATTCACACTAAATGAGCTCAAGGAGCACTGGGAAACATTTGATGAACGTAGAGATCAGTGTCAAAAG GGGATCAATTCACTTCGATCTGCATACAAGTTGTCTGCACTCGGCGGATCCACGTCATCATTCAGCTTGACGTCAGAACTCGATTTGGGAAAGTTGTTGAACAAACTGGTGTTCCAAGTGAAACTAATGATTGATGCACTCAAAGATATGTCAGATGCAGTGAAGAACTCGACAAGCTCACAG ACATACTCCCTATCGCCTGCCATCCTGGAACATCACCGCGAGCTTCTGATGTGTGCATCCGATGACGCTGCTTCATCCGTCAACTCGTCACTTTCACGCCTCAACATTGACGACTCGATCTCTCGATCACAACACTCTTGTGATTCGCTCGTTCTGCTACTTGCGAACAAACGATACACACAAGCTTTGCAAGCTGTTCGACAACTTAG aaggaCGTACGGAGAAGAGTATGGATGCTGTGAGACTGTCGATGTTGATGTTCTGCTCTTGCTCTTTTGTAGAAGTCATTCATTGAAAGCATGGGCTTTGGTTGGTGCATCATCAGAG GAACTCACCCGACAAAGTGAGCTCTTGCGAGAAGCCAACGCCGAGCTGGCTTCATGTTTGAGAAGAAATGCTCAAAGTCTTCAAAATATGGAGAGAATGACACCTTCAATGGGATCAGCGTCAATGACCGAATCATTCGCACAATTGCCTTCCTCATCAGATCATTATGATTAA
- the sax-2 gene encoding Protein furry C-terminal domain-containing protein (Confirmed by transcript evidence): MVIRSVSRFLQGNNWPDVSKIYKTIVEKWRNENPDQNAHFSLEVTGPTGTSGVVTVKPSEEIGKSEKVSEEKSSEKPSIEVATTSLKRYPPAHMRVRDKLVGILSASGLRIGLPSSVSLVFSRSDLGSATSSTERICASSQEVASTMSLPDPSQSGITDSFPRVFKEFDFLEAEHDSVSETADSCFGWLSTMRPTREKDDERASIRSSLRNLSSGGQGGEEEEEEPEEDEESESHEEEENSESDDLPRKVEDDDLEEEDEDEEERTPCPSECCDDDREDVEMMLRQDIEAYASRGGSVAASSMADDDLRSRLTNNIVSISSQMTEHRHLEEENTSVDGSSVCAYSNASMLASEYYPNRTRSLRIQCSHHLDSRIEREFSMSVNEINESNDCNLLAYGTLLSTQLYKSSCGKVCALLRDASHILTNRAMSRSFASAQETLCNVVDIPFLFVTEQFLRNSPICQRLKFTLNELKEHWETFDERRDQCQKGINSLRSAYKLSALGGSTSSFSLTSELDLGKLLNKLVFQVKLMIDALKDMSDAVKNSTSSQTYSLSPAILEHHRELLMCASDDAASSVNSSLSRLNIDDSISRSQHSCDSLVLLLANKRYTQALQAVRQLRRTYGEEYGCCETVDVDVLLLLFCRSHSLKAWALVGASSEELTRQSELLREANAELASCLRRNAQSLQNMERMTPSMGSASMTESFAQLPSSSDHYD; this comes from the exons ATG gtcATTCGAAGTGTGTCCCGATTCCTACAAGGCAACAATTGGCCGGATGTCTCGAAAATTTACAAGACAATTGTTGAGAAATGGAGAAATGAGAATCCCGATCAAAATGCCCATTTCTCACTTGAAGTCACTGGACCAACTGGAACATCAGGAGTTGTGACAGTCAAACCATCagaggaaattggaaaatctgaaaaggtGTCTGAAGAGAAGTCTTCTGAGAAACCAAGTATTGAAGTAGCTACTACAAGTTTGAAACGCTATCCACCAGCTCATATGCGAGTCCGAGATAAGCTTGTTGGAATACTCTCGGCTTCTGGTTTAAGAATTGGATTGCCGTCTTCAGTTTCACTTGTATTCTCAAGATCTGATCTAGGAAGTGCAACATCATCAACTGAAAGAATCTGTGCATCATCACAAGAAGTTGCATCTACAATGTCACTTCCAGATCCATCACAATCTGGAATAACTGACTCATTCCCAAgagttttcaaagaatttgatTTCTTAGAAGCAGAACATGATAGTGTGTCTGAAACTGCGGATAGCTGCTTTGGATGGTTATCAACAATGAGACCAACACGAGAAAAGGATGATGAACGTGCATCAATCAGAAGTTCACTTCGAAATCTGTCGAGTGGGGGACAAGGTggagaagaggaagaagaggaaCCAGAAGAGGATGAAGAATCAGAATCCcacgaagaagaagagaataGTGAAAGTGATGATTTGCCGAGAAAAGTTGAAGATGATGATTTGGAGGAAGAAGATGAGGATGAAGAGGAACGAACTCCTTGTCCATCGGAATGTTGTGATGATGATCGAGAAGATGTTGAGATGATGCTCAGGCAAGATATTGAAGCTTATGCAAGTAGAGGTGGAAGTGTTGCTGCATCGTCAATGGCTGATGATGATTTGAGAAGTCGATTGACTAATAATATTGTATCAATTTCATCTCAAATGAC GGAACATCGTCActtagaagaagaaaatacatCAGTGGATGGATCATCAGTGTGTGCCTACAGTAATGCCTCGATGCTTGCTTCAGAGTACTATCCGAATCGTACAAGATCTCTACGAATTCAATGTTCTCATCATCTCGACTCGAGGATCGAACGTGAATTTTCAATGTCTGTTAATGAGATTAACGAGTCAAATGATTGCAACCTATTGGCCTATGGTACCCTGTTATCCACTCAACTCTATAAATCATCGTGTGGAAAAGTTTGTGCATTGCTCAGAGATGCATCTCATATTTTAACCAACAGAGCAATGTCGAGAAGTTTTGCTTCTGCGCAAGAG actCTATGCAACGTGGTCGACATTCCCTTCTTGTTTGTCACGGAGCAATTC cttcGAAATTCTCCGATTTGCCAGCGACTCAAATTCACACTAAATGAGCTCAAGGAGCACTGGGAAACATTTGATGAACGTAGAGATCAGTGTCAAAAG GGGATCAATTCACTTCGATCTGCATACAAGTTGTCTGCACTCGGCGGATCCACGTCATCATTCAGCTTGACGTCAGAACTCGATTTGGGAAAGTTGTTGAACAAACTGGTGTTCCAAGTGAAACTAATGATTGATGCACTCAAAGATATGTCAGATGCAGTGAAGAACTCGACAAGCTCACAG ACATACTCCCTATCGCCTGCCATCCTGGAACATCACCGCGAGCTTCTGATGTGTGCATCCGATGACGCTGCTTCATCCGTCAACTCGTCACTTTCACGCCTCAACATTGACGACTCGATCTCTCGATCACAACACTCTTGTGATTCGCTCGTTCTGCTACTTGCGAACAAACGATACACACAAGCTTTGCAAGCTGTTCGACAACTTAG aaggaCGTACGGAGAAGAGTATGGATGCTGTGAGACTGTCGATGTTGATGTTCTGCTCTTGCTCTTTTGTAGAAGTCATTCATTGAAAGCATGGGCTTTGGTTGGTGCATCATCAGAG GAACTCACCCGACAAAGTGAGCTCTTGCGAGAAGCCAACGCCGAGCTGGCTTCATGTTTGAGAAGAAATGCTCAAAGTCTTCAAAATATGGAGAGAATGACACCTTCAATGGGATCAGCGTCAATGACCGAATCATTCGCACAATTGCCTTCCTCATCAGATCATTATGATTAA